AGGCGATAGTCTTATCGGGGTTGGGGGCACAGAAGTACTCCCTGAAGTCCGACCCCATAAACCTCAAAGCGGTTCGATAGCGGATGGTGTTGTCGATGGGGGTGGATGGGCTTGGGGTTGGTTCGGCTGGTGGGGTGTTGTCGGCGCAGCCGCCGGGCACGACGTGGGTGTCGATGCTGTATTGGCAGCGGTAGACGTTGAGCAGAGCTTCCTGGCTTTGGATCAGCCCGTCTCTGACTGAGACGTCGTCTGGGGTGGGGTTGGGCGGGGCCGCGCCGGGAGACACGGCGTCGGGGTCGGGGCACCCTCCGGGCACGACTTCGGTGTCGGTGTTGAACATGCACCGGTAGGCATTCAGCAGGTTCTCCTGGTCGGCAATCAGCCGGTCGCGCGCTTCCACCTCCTCAACTTGGGGGGCGCCGGCTTGCGCGCCCGCAACCGGCACCGCCAGCATCGACGCCGCCAAGCACACCACCGCGACGGCCAGCACCACCGCCCGGCTCCAACGCCTCACACACACAGAACTCAAGAACATGAAGGGCGACGATACCCCCCCCCCCCCCCACAAGTTTCAAATCGGCATCCTCCTCCCCCAACAGCCAAAGGAAGGCCAGCACACGGACCCCGCTACCCATACCACTGGACAGGGCGCAGGCTAAGGGCAGCCACCACAGGAAGAATCGGTGAGGTGGCGATGCAGGACTAGGCCGAGCTCTTGGGCGAGCGGGCCTGTGCCGAAGGCGTGGTTTGGCCAAAGCAAGGACCTGCCACTAGCCGACTTCGGCGAAGAACTTCTTCCAGGTGTCCAGGCTCTCGGGAAGCTCGGCGGGGCTGATCTGGCCGAAGTAGCGCTTGCGATCAGCCTCTGAGAGCCCGCCGTCCACCAACTCGGTTGAAATAGGCTCGGTGCCAGCGGTTGAAATCAGGATCGTCGGCGTACCGCTTCCCTATAGCGCGAAGAACTACTACCAGCACCGCCACCCAAACGATTACAAGCAAAGTTATGGACCAATACGGCAGCCTAGGCTGAAGAAGCCAATAAGCCAGCCACACTCCCGTTGGCGCTAGAGATGGCAAAACGCATACCGCTATAAACACCATGAGGAACCATCGCGGGCGACCAGCCTCTGAGGATATGAGATGGTTCGACGCGCTGCCGTCCCGCTCCAGCCACTCCCGCGCCGGGTCGGAAGCTGTATTGTCGGGGAGGTGTGGTGGGGGGTTGTATAAAGCTATACCCCCGAGTCTAGGTGACCGCGCCGGGCTACAGCGCACCAGCGGCCACGATATGCTCGCCCGCCCCCGACCGGCCCGCTACCTGTTCCTCCGGCCCCACCAGCCGCGAACGCAGATATACAGCATCTCCCCACCCGCGCTCTTCCACAGCCCAACAGCGGTACACTCGCTGCTGCCAGCGGCCTCCTCCCTCTGAGTCGGCCCGCACCGCAAGCTCGTGTATAACGGCATCACCTCTATCACCTCGTTGCTAGCAGCAACCCCGCAAACAGGGTGCCGAGTCGGCGCAGGCGTCGGCGCGGGAGTGGCGGTGGGAGTCGGCGCAGGCGTCGGCGTGGGTGCGGGGGTGGAGTCGCCGGAACCCGAACCGGAGTCGGAGTCGTCGTCGGTGTCGTCGGAACCGTCGGTGTTGTCATCGCCGCTGGCATCGCTGACATGATCGTGAACGGTGCAGTAAGCCCATATTGCGGCAACCGTCACCCCGACCACGCCAGCGGCGGTGGCGCCACCGGCGAGTGCTGCGGCCTTGGCACCTGCCGCCGCCTTGCTTGCCCGGTGCAAAGTGAAGCCGGTGGCAGTGCTGCCAGCGCCGACGGCGGCGGCTATGAAGCTGCCCCTGCTGCAAAGGGAAGCGTATAGAGCCCTGTCAGCGATCTTGGCAGCTTCCACCACCGCGCCGACGGCGGTCTTGCCCGCGTCCAGGGCGGTTTTAACTGCGCTTGCCAGTCTCGCCCCGATGGTTGTTTCGCCAGCATCTTCTACGGGCGTGTAGCAGTTCTGGGCCCCACTCACCTTTTGCCAGTTGCCGAGATTGGAGGTGGACTCTCCGCCGCTCTTGACGTATTCGTTTAGCTCCGCGTGGGTCATTACCTGGGGGGTTGCGGACGTGTAAACGAAATAGATCAACGGCAGCGGTGGTGAGTACTGCCCCGCTGGGCAGGGGATCGGAACGCAGGTGGTCACGTTGTTGCCACCCACGATAGTTATTCGGGGCTGCTGCCCGGCTGGGCGTTCATCGCTTGGGGTTTTCGGGTCCGGCTTCGGGGTGGGAGTTGACGTCGGCGTAACCGTGGGCCTCGGCGTCGGCACGGGCGTCGGCGTCGGCGCTGGCCCGCATCCTGTTCCGCCGGAGTTGACCGGCAGTCCCGCCGCTGCACAGATTTGTACCTGGGTCATGCCGCAGAACGGCCCGGTGCATGGCTTCGGAGTCGGCTTCGGGGTGGGATGCACCAGGAAGACGTTGTGGCAACCGCCCCAGCCAGCGTGCTTGTGACTGCCCGGCGGACACTCCGGCTTCGGGGTGGGCGCTGGGGTGGGCCTCGGCGCTCGGCGTGCTGTCAGATGCCACCAGCGCCAACCCGGCGGCCAGCAGCGCTACCGGCAGCAAGACAGCCAGCCAGCGGAACCTCCCCGCGCTCGCCTTGTCGTCTGTTGCGCGCTCGCCCATTTTGGTGGCCCCCTTCGGAAGGTCGGGATTTCCACCTAAAGAGACCCGCGGCCAGACTCGAAGGGGGCCAAGATCAAGCCCTCATCCGTTTGTGTGTACGTCCATCCAATTGTGGAGGGGATGAGGCAAGCGCCCGACCTGCCAACAAATCTGACCGCAGGAGAAAACCCGCGGGGTCTCTTTAGGTGCCAGGCAACCCAGCTGGGTCGCCGGGCGCGCGCAACTCCTGTCAGTTTCAGCAAGATTCCGCCTACCACGATGGGCGCGGTTCCCTCTAGGTGATCGGCTAGTGGGCGGGAGTTATGACTGTGGCGAACACCGCGACAGCAGCGAGTAGCAAAAGCAGCTTGAACCTCAGGGGCGCTAGGGCTCTGGGGATGAACTGGGCGTGTCTGGTGCGGAGCTTGTAGATGTTGAGAACGAATAGCAAACCCATGCAAATGGGGGTGTAGGGGAACCACCCCCACCGGAGCGTCAAGCCCGCCACTCGGTCCAGGGCGTCAAGCAAAAGCAGCGCCCCGGCGATAAGCAGCACCGTATCAACAGCGAGAAACTTCCCCGAGTAGGGCGGCAGCGGTGATGACTCATCGCTCATTTGGCGGTTTCCGCTCAGTTCGGGTTCACCTGCCGGGCTGGATGCGGTATCCTCGGCAGGGTGTGATGGGGGGGTTGTGATAGCTTATGCCCCTCATCATACACCTTCTAAGATGGCGCGCGGATAGGTAACCTACCTGGGATAACGCTGTCGAGGGATATCTCATTGAGAAACCTGTCACCTGCGGATACGCGCCAATCTGCGCGTCCGCCGAGCGATTCAGGAAACGATGTGGTTCACCTATCCGCTCGGCCCCTAAGGGCAGCCACCACAGGAAGAATCGGTGAGGTGGCGATGCAGGACTAGGCCGAGCTCTTGGGCGAGCGGGCCTGTGCCGAAGGCGTGGTTTGGCCAAAGCAAGGACCTGCCACTAGCCGACTTCGGCGAAGAACTTCTTCCAGGTGTCCAGGCTCTCGGGAAGCTCGGCGGGGCTGATCTGGCCGAAGTAGCGCTTGCGATCAGCCTCTGAGAGCCCGCCGTCCACCAACTCGGCCATGTCCATGTAATACACCATGGCGACGCTGCGCTCGGCAAAGCGCCACTGCCTGGCGTCGTGGCGGTACTTGTCGAAATAGCGCAGGCCGGTCACGAAAGTCCTTCCCTCGATGCCCAATTCGGCGTGGGCGTTGACGATGCCGGAGGCGTGGTCGGCGCGGTTGGCGTCGAGCTCCACCAGATGGCTGTTGGGATAGTGGAATGTGGCGCCGAACGAAGACAGCCGGTCGGTGTAAAAGTCCACGATGGCCGACCGCCCCTCATTGACCACCGCGCCGTCGCCGTGGCGGAAAACGGCATCTTCGGTAAACATGGCGGCCACCGCGTCCATGTCCCGGTCGTCCACCGCCATGCCGTAGCGAACCACCAGATCGCGGATCTCCTCCCGGGCCTCAAGGCCGGCAATTCGCTCAGACAGGCCATCAGTCGCACTGGTCATTTCATTTGCCTCTCAATTCTCAAGCCCCTGATGCCCCCGGTCGGGAGCCATCGGGATTTGTCGGCTTCGGCCAGCGAAAACTACCGTCGCCCTCTGTTGACCGGCAACACCCGGTGAACCTGAGGGGGGCCATGCTTCTAGCTTTCGGCAACTTCACTGCTGATCCAAGCGTCAATTTGCAGTTGTTGATCGGCGGGTTAGCCCTTGGAGCCATCTACGCCGTGGTGGCTCTTGGCTTCGTGCTCGTCTACAAGAGCACCGACGTGCTGAACCTGGCCCACGGGGAATTCCTGATGCTCGGGGCCTACTTCGCGCTGACGTTTTTGATATCGGAGAACCTCAACTTCTTCTTGGGCGTTTTCGTGTTGCTGCTGGTGATGCTGGTGTTCGGACTATTGGTCCATTACGGAATCATGCGACGAATGGTGGGGCAAGGCTTCTTTGCCATTGTGCTGATCACGCTGGGCATCGCCACCATCATCCGCGCCCTTTTGCTGATCTTCTACGGCCCTACGGAACGGGCCCGCCTCGACTTGCTGCCCCAGGGCAGCTTCGAGATCGGCGGTGCCACAGTTAGGCACGTGGACATCATCATCTTTGCCGTGGTGGCAGCATGCGTGCTGCTGTTCTTCGTGTTCTTC
This genomic interval from bacterium contains the following:
- a CDS encoding nuclear transport factor 2 family protein → MTSATDGLSERIAGLEAREEIRDLVVRYGMAVDDRDMDAVAAMFTEDAVFRHGDGAVVNEGRSAIVDFYTDRLSSFGATFHYPNSHLVELDANRADHASGIVNAHAELGIEGRTFVTGLRYFDKYRHDARQWRFAERSVAMVYYMDMAELVDGGLSEADRKRYFGQISPAELPESLDTWKKFFAEVG
- a CDS encoding branched-chain amino acid ABC transporter permease, encoding MLLAFGNFTADPSVNLQLLIGGLALGAIYAVVALGFVLVYKSTDVLNLAHGEFLMLGAYFALTFLISENLNFFLGVFVLLLVMLVFGLLVHYGIMRRMVGQGFFAIVLITLGIATIIRALLLIFYGPTERARLDLLPQGSFEIGGATVRHVDIIIFAVVAACVLLFFVFFKYTRLGLHMRAVADDIEAAAAMGIDPDKVYAMTWAAAMVMAGVGGLLFGHVTGAIDRSIEAIGLRAFPAAVVGGLTSLGGSIVGGLVVGVIEQFANGHLGTKWREPVAFSVMFVVLLVRPTGLWGRKDLERV